The genomic interval CATAATAGTAGATAAGTTGAAATTAATATCTACTCCGAGAAAATGCCAAGTCACCACGGGATGTTTGTGATCCATTCTAGATTTCACCTCTTTTCAAAATATAATTCAATACTTATTCCTTCTTTAACAAAGGACGAAAAACCATTAACACATATGAAACCATCAATCCTATAAGCACGCCGAGTATATGTATTTGCGCTTGAAATAGTACCCATATGACACATGCCAATATTGCGATAAGATAGCGCCAACCATTACCCGTTGAAATAGGTTCTGCTGTGAAACGCTTTGATCGCCACAAATAATATTCAAAAATGCACGTATTCACTATAGATGCTATCGTCCCTACGATGAGCCCAAGTACAATCGGTTTTTGCACGTCTAATGAATAGAGGATTAATAGCACTGCTAAAATCGTAGCGTAATATGTTAAAAACGGCTGAAACATTTGATAAAAGCGATTCATATTGAGCCTCTTTTCTGCCTTAAGACACAATTCTGAAAGCCGTTCCATACATACAACTTTCATGATAATATAGGGCGAAAAGTGTGTCAATTGCACAATTAAAAGGGTCAATTT from Staphylococcus sp. MI 10-1553 carries:
- a CDS encoding ATP synthase subunit I, producing the protein MNRFYQMFQPFLTYYATILAVLLILYSLDVQKPIVLGLIVGTIASIVNTCIFEYYLWRSKRFTAEPISTGNGWRYLIAILACVIWVLFQAQIHILGVLIGLMVSYVLMVFRPLLKKE